The following proteins come from a genomic window of Athalia rosae chromosome 1, iyAthRosa1.1, whole genome shotgun sequence:
- the LOC125502257 gene encoding MFS-type transporter clz9-like isoform X1 yields the protein MTSDFVNYRMAVRGNYGKWSSTELALALAAFRNGNCGLNECARMYNIPKATLKRHLENRNLRANDRVKILGRTTFLPKELEDELEAIILIFEERLFEMTTKDIRKLAFQIAERGEIRHRFNKETRMAGKAWYYSFMARHTQLSQRQTESTSTIRARGFNRERVDGFFNILEKIVDKYKLNGYRIFNVDESALMTVQGKPQKIVGYKKRSQADPSAYGDKGVNTTIVCCVSASSFYIPPMVIFKQKYMAPELGVGAPSGSLIQISDTGYINSELFVLWLKHFHSMVQSSPKMPVLLLLDGNVTHSKNIDAITYARESGIILLQVPGHTTHRLQPLDDAFFKPLQTYYTLAQEQWLQTNVDSTMTPFHVSGLLGKAYSHVASAGIAEKAFRSSGLWPVNRHIFNDHYFAA from the coding sequence CGATTTTGTAAACTACAGAATGGCTGTCAGAGGAAATTATGGCAAGTGGTCTTCTACGGAGTTAGCGTTAGCACTCGCAGCTTTTAGAAATGGAAATTGTGGGCTTAATGAATGCGCTCGGATGTACAATATACCGAAAGCCACTTTGAAGAGACATTTAGAAAATCGAAACCTCCGTGCAAATGATAGGGTGAAAATTCTGGGTCGGACTACGTTTCTGCCTAAGGAGCTGGAGGATGAATTAGAagcgataatattaatatttgagGAAAGACTCTTTGAAATGACAACCAAAGATATACGAAAACTGGCTTTTCAAATTGCAGAACGAGGCGAAATACGGCATCGATTCAATAAAGAAACCCGAATGGCTGGAAAAGCATGGTACTATAGTTTTATGGCTCGTCATACACAATTGTCTCAGCGACAAACTGAATCTACGTCAACAATTCGTGCGCGAGGATTTAATCGCGAGAGAGTTGATGGATTTTTCAACatccttgaaaaaatcgtggacAAGTATAAATTAAATGGTTATCGGATATTTAATGTTGACGAATCTGCGCTTATGACAGTTCAAGGAAAGCCTCAAAAAATAGTTGGTTACAAAAAAAGATCACAAGCTGATCCATCAGCATATGGTGACAAAGGTGTCAATACAACGATTGTCTGCTGTGTCAGTGCTTCTAGCTTTTACATTCCACCGATGgttatttttaaacaaaaatacaTGGCACCTGAATTGGGAGTTGGCGCACCAAGCGGAAGCCTTATTCAAATATCAGACACTGGCTACATTAATTCAGAATTATTCGTGCTCTGGCTGAAGCACTTCCATTCCATGGTGCAGTCTTCACCAAAAATGCctgttcttcttctacttGATGGCAATGTAACTCACAGCAAAAATATAGACGCTATCACGTATGCACGTGAGAGTGGAATCATTTTATTACAGGTTCCTGGTCACACAACACATAGACTACAACCACTCGACGATGCATTTTTCAAACCCCTTCAAACTTATTATACACTAGCTCAAGAACAGTGGCTTCAAACTAATGTTGATAGCACGATGACACCGTTTCACGTATCAGGATTACTTGGTAAAGCATATAGCCATGTGGCGAGTGCTGGAATAGCTGAGAAAGCTTTCAGAAGCTCAGGATTATGGCCTGTAAATAGGCATATCTTTAATGATCATTATTTCGCAGCTTAA
- the LOC125502257 gene encoding MFS-type transporter clz9-like isoform X2, which yields MTRMAVRGNYGKWSSTELALALAAFRNGNCGLNECARMYNIPKATLKRHLENRNLRANDRVKILGRTTFLPKELEDELEAIILIFEERLFEMTTKDIRKLAFQIAERGEIRHRFNKETRMAGKAWYYSFMARHTQLSQRQTESTSTIRARGFNRERVDGFFNILEKIVDKYKLNGYRIFNVDESALMTVQGKPQKIVGYKKRSQADPSAYGDKGVNTTIVCCVSASSFYIPPMVIFKQKYMAPELGVGAPSGSLIQISDTGYINSELFVLWLKHFHSMVQSSPKMPVLLLLDGNVTHSKNIDAITYARESGIILLQVPGHTTHRLQPLDDAFFKPLQTYYTLAQEQWLQTNVDSTMTPFHVSGLLGKAYSHVASAGIAEKAFRSSGLWPVNRHIFNDHYFAA from the coding sequence AATGGCTGTCAGAGGAAATTATGGCAAGTGGTCTTCTACGGAGTTAGCGTTAGCACTCGCAGCTTTTAGAAATGGAAATTGTGGGCTTAATGAATGCGCTCGGATGTACAATATACCGAAAGCCACTTTGAAGAGACATTTAGAAAATCGAAACCTCCGTGCAAATGATAGGGTGAAAATTCTGGGTCGGACTACGTTTCTGCCTAAGGAGCTGGAGGATGAATTAGAagcgataatattaatatttgagGAAAGACTCTTTGAAATGACAACCAAAGATATACGAAAACTGGCTTTTCAAATTGCAGAACGAGGCGAAATACGGCATCGATTCAATAAAGAAACCCGAATGGCTGGAAAAGCATGGTACTATAGTTTTATGGCTCGTCATACACAATTGTCTCAGCGACAAACTGAATCTACGTCAACAATTCGTGCGCGAGGATTTAATCGCGAGAGAGTTGATGGATTTTTCAACatccttgaaaaaatcgtggacAAGTATAAATTAAATGGTTATCGGATATTTAATGTTGACGAATCTGCGCTTATGACAGTTCAAGGAAAGCCTCAAAAAATAGTTGGTTACAAAAAAAGATCACAAGCTGATCCATCAGCATATGGTGACAAAGGTGTCAATACAACGATTGTCTGCTGTGTCAGTGCTTCTAGCTTTTACATTCCACCGATGgttatttttaaacaaaaatacaTGGCACCTGAATTGGGAGTTGGCGCACCAAGCGGAAGCCTTATTCAAATATCAGACACTGGCTACATTAATTCAGAATTATTCGTGCTCTGGCTGAAGCACTTCCATTCCATGGTGCAGTCTTCACCAAAAATGCctgttcttcttctacttGATGGCAATGTAACTCACAGCAAAAATATAGACGCTATCACGTATGCACGTGAGAGTGGAATCATTTTATTACAGGTTCCTGGTCACACAACACATAGACTACAACCACTCGACGATGCATTTTTCAAACCCCTTCAAACTTATTATACACTAGCTCAAGAACAGTGGCTTCAAACTAATGTTGATAGCACGATGACACCGTTTCACGTATCAGGATTACTTGGTAAAGCATATAGCCATGTGGCGAGTGCTGGAATAGCTGAGAAAGCTTTCAGAAGCTCAGGATTATGGCCTGTAAATAGGCATATCTTTAATGATCATTATTTCGCAGCTTAA